The following are encoded in a window of Hippoglossus hippoglossus isolate fHipHip1 chromosome 23, fHipHip1.pri, whole genome shotgun sequence genomic DNA:
- the nudt5 gene encoding ADP-sugar pyrophosphatase, with protein MSTMNNSEEPKVTTAPHIVKEELMAAGKWLKLEKTTYVDPAGNTRTWETVKRTTRQTHIEVDGVGIIALLKRTLHKDCVVMVKQFRPPMGCCSLEFPAGLIDEGETAEVAALRELKEETGYKGEVAGVTPVTCLDPGLSNCTTQIVMVNINGDDMENINPTQQLGDGEFVEVILLPLDEFQTKIDDLMKKEKIVVDAKVYIFAMGMVQAFFKPRELPVLKQ; from the exons ATGTCAACAATGAACAACTCTGAGGAGCCCAAAGTGACCACAGCCCCACACATAGTGAAGGAGGAG CTCATGGCAGCGGGGAAATGGTTGAAATTGGAGAAAACAACATACGTGGACCCAGCTGGAAACACCAG AACCTGGGAGACTGTGAAGAGGACAACGAGGCAGACCCACATAGAAGTGGACG GTGTGGGAATCATCGCCCTCCTGAAACGGACACTCCATAAAGACTGTGTAGTGATGGTGAAGCAGTTTCGTCCTCCTATGGGATGCTGCTCTCTGGAGTTTCCTGCAG GGTTGATCGACGAGGGGGAAACGGCAGAAGTTGCTGCCCTGAGGGAGCTGAAGGAAGAAACCGGCTACAAAGGCGAAGTAGCGGGAGTTACCCCAG TGACCTGCCTGGACCCCGGGCTGTCTAACTGCACCACTCAAATCGTCATGGTCAACATCAACGGAGACGACATGGAGAATATCAACCCGACGCAACAGCTCG GCGATGGAG AATTTGTAGAAGTCATTCTTTTACCTCTTGATGAATTCCAGACGAAAATAGACG ATctgatgaagaaagagaaaattgtGGTGGATGCTAAAGTTTACATCTTCGCCATGGGGATGGTTCAGGCCTTCTTCAAACCGAGGGAGCTCCCTGTCCTGAAGCAGTGA